One window of the Natronomonas marina genome contains the following:
- a CDS encoding DUF7518 family protein → MAGNRVDELETKVRELEATIDGLTDELVETKERLQALESDADGSHDILEGRPTRTEAQQDVESETDETETESPADDGEASADDVNTDEADEEDNADSESGDDIIVA, encoded by the coding sequence ATGGCTGGGAACCGAGTCGACGAACTCGAGACCAAAGTGCGGGAACTCGAAGCGACCATCGACGGACTGACGGACGAACTCGTCGAGACCAAAGAGCGGTTGCAGGCCCTCGAGAGCGACGCCGACGGGAGTCACGACATCCTCGAGGGTCGCCCGACGCGCACGGAGGCACAGCAGGACGTCGAGAGCGAGACAGATGAGACGGAGACCGAATCGCCGGCCGACGACGGGGAGGCGTCGGCCGACGACGTTAACACCGACGAGGCCGACGAGGAGGACAACGCGGACTCCGAGTCCGGCGACGACATCATCGTCGCCTGA
- the gatB gene encoding Asp-tRNA(Asn)/Glu-tRNA(Gln) amidotransferase subunit GatB, protein MTAQTAEARELAAVIGLEVHVQLETETKIFCGCSTDPADDEAPNTRTCPVCLGLPGALPVLNEGAVEAAVKVGKALGSTIPEETRFHRKNYYYPDLPKNFQITQYDAPVCDGGELEFSVGGQRTAVGIERAHLEEDPGSLAHAGGSIDTADYTLVDYNRAGTPLMEIVTAPDFRSAEEARAFLAKLTEVLEYLGVFDAQRDGSLRVDANLSIVDADDVDEDGTVGEAVLESANRTEVKNISSHRAAEKALAYEETRQKNAIERGREVEQETRHWDESRGITVSMRSKEEEKDYRYFREADLPPLRVADWKERISIPELPDARRERFREEYGLDAESASKLTSTKQVADFYERIAAEFDPDLAATWVADNLLGELNYRDMAITDVDDRLEEFARLVELVDDEEITTKNAEETVLRRMLDDGLSPDEVVEEAGLGKTDDDEVAAAVETAIDENPEAVEDYHAGEDGALNFLVGQVMQETGGSADPGTVNQLLRAELDG, encoded by the coding sequence ATGACTGCACAGACCGCGGAGGCGCGCGAACTCGCGGCCGTCATCGGGCTGGAGGTCCACGTCCAGCTGGAGACGGAGACGAAGATTTTCTGTGGCTGTTCGACCGACCCCGCCGACGACGAGGCGCCGAACACGCGGACCTGTCCCGTCTGTCTCGGCCTGCCGGGTGCGCTACCCGTCCTCAACGAGGGCGCCGTCGAGGCGGCGGTCAAGGTCGGCAAGGCGCTCGGCTCGACCATCCCCGAGGAGACCCGCTTTCACCGGAAGAACTACTACTACCCCGACCTGCCGAAGAACTTCCAGATCACACAGTACGACGCGCCCGTCTGTGACGGCGGCGAACTCGAGTTCTCCGTCGGCGGCCAGCGCACGGCCGTCGGCATCGAGCGGGCCCACCTCGAGGAGGACCCCGGCAGCCTCGCCCACGCCGGCGGCTCCATCGACACCGCCGACTACACGCTCGTCGACTACAACCGCGCCGGCACGCCGCTGATGGAGATCGTCACCGCGCCGGACTTCCGGAGCGCCGAGGAGGCCCGCGCCTTCCTGGCGAAACTGACGGAGGTGCTGGAGTACCTCGGCGTCTTCGACGCCCAGCGGGACGGCTCGCTGCGGGTCGACGCCAACCTCTCTATCGTCGACGCCGACGACGTCGACGAGGACGGTACCGTCGGCGAGGCGGTGCTGGAATCGGCCAACCGGACCGAGGTCAAGAACATCTCCAGCCACAGGGCCGCCGAGAAGGCGCTGGCCTACGAGGAGACCCGCCAGAAGAACGCCATCGAGCGCGGCCGCGAGGTCGAACAGGAGACCCGCCACTGGGACGAATCGCGGGGCATCACCGTCTCGATGCGCTCGAAGGAGGAGGAGAAGGACTACCGCTACTTCCGGGAGGCGGACCTGCCGCCGCTCCGCGTCGCCGACTGGAAGGAGCGCATCTCGATCCCGGAACTGCCGGACGCCCGCCGCGAGCGGTTCCGCGAGGAGTACGGTCTCGACGCCGAGTCGGCCTCGAAACTCACCTCCACGAAGCAGGTCGCGGACTTCTACGAGCGGATCGCCGCCGAGTTCGACCCCGACCTCGCGGCGACGTGGGTCGCCGACAACCTCCTCGGCGAACTCAACTACCGCGACATGGCCATCACCGACGTCGACGACCGTCTCGAGGAGTTCGCCCGCCTCGTCGAACTGGTCGACGACGAGGAGATAACGACGAAGAACGCCGAGGAGACCGTCCTCCGGCGGATGCTCGACGACGGCCTCTCGCCCGACGAGGTCGTCGAGGAAGCGGGTCTCGGGAAGACCGACGACGACGAGGTGGCCGCCGCCGTCGAGACCGCCATCGACGAGAACCCCGAAGCCGTCGAGGACTACCACGCCGGCGAGGACGGCGCCCTGAACTTCCTCGTCGGGCAGGTCATGCAGGAGACGGGCGGGTCGGCCGACCCGGGCACCGTCAACCAGTTGCTCCGGGCGGAACTGGACGGCTGA
- a CDS encoding AbrB/MazE/SpoVT family DNA-binding domain-containing protein has translation MSIETDANGRLYLSSDLRRKYGEKFHVVEYEDRLELVPIDEDPLQAVRDEVGDALDGDSAGELRAEALRRAKRQAEEDLEAAERDAEDAAR, from the coding sequence GTGTCAATCGAGACGGACGCCAACGGCCGGCTGTACCTGTCCTCGGACCTGCGACGGAAGTACGGCGAGAAGTTCCACGTCGTCGAGTACGAGGACCGGCTCGAACTCGTCCCCATCGACGAGGATCCCCTCCAGGCAGTCCGCGACGAGGTCGGGGACGCCCTCGACGGCGACTCGGCCGGGGAACTGCGAGCGGAAGCCCTCCGGCGGGCGAAACGGCAGGCCGAGGAGGACCTCGAAGCGGCGGAGCGAGACGCGGAGGACGCCGCCAGATGA
- a CDS encoding PIN domain-containing protein, with protein sequence MTVFVETDFLLAIAKDDDWLQGRAESFLDDHEVVTSPFAYLELLLVLERYQFDYLRLFANLLEVVPVGDESEQQVVLKAVAYFEDGMTPFDSFHAATAETRGLSILASDRAYDEADPERLPLELDDDG encoded by the coding sequence ATGACGGTGTTCGTCGAGACCGATTTCCTCCTCGCCATCGCCAAGGACGACGACTGGCTCCAGGGCCGCGCCGAGTCGTTCCTCGACGACCACGAGGTCGTCACCTCGCCGTTCGCGTATCTCGAGTTGCTCCTCGTCCTGGAGCGCTACCAGTTCGACTACCTCCGCCTGTTCGCCAACCTCCTCGAGGTCGTCCCGGTCGGCGACGAGAGCGAGCAGCAGGTCGTCCTGAAGGCGGTCGCCTACTTCGAGGACGGGATGACGCCGTTCGACTCGTTCCACGCGGCCACCGCCGAGACGCGCGGGCTCTCCATCCTCGCGTCCGACAGGGCGTACGACGAGGCGGACCCGGAACGCCTCCCGCTGGAACTCGACGACGACGGCTGA
- a CDS encoding DNA topoisomerase I, producing MELIVTEKDNAARRIADILSEGGASVERRNGVNVYRWGDKRCVGLSGHVVGVDFPPEYSDWRDVQPVELVEADVVKRPTQENIVRTLQELAETADEAVIATDYDREGELIGKEAYELIDEVTDVPIQRVRFSSITQTEVKNAFANPDELDFELAAAGEARQIIDLLWGAALTRFLSLSAGQLGEDFISVGRVQSPTLKLIVDREREIEAFDPEDYWELFADLTKDETFEAQYFYREDGTENERVWNETDAEAAFERLSAAGEAVVESVDRRRRTDDPPAPFDTTAYISAAGSLGLSAQKAMSVAEELYTAGYITYPRTDNTVYPDDLDPEALLEEFLGHPPFAEDAEALAEGDVEPTAGDEETTDHPPIHPTGEVPGRQDLSDDEWTVYELVVRRFFATVADAAEWEHLKVVADADGCALKANGKRLVEPGYHEVYPYSSATENYVPAVETGDVLAVTDARIEEKQTQPPRRRGQSRLIEEMSTRGLGTKSTRHNTLQKLYDRGYIESDPPRPTKLAMAVVEAAEKFADRIVDEEMTAQLEADMRAIADGEADLEDVTDESREMLEAIFAELHDSREAVGEHLRESMKADRTLGPCPECGEDLLVRQSRQGSYFVGCDGFPDCRFTLPLPNKGEPTVLDERCEDHDLRYVKMLAGRSTFVHGCPRCEAEAADEEADRVIGACPDCGRDHGGELAIKRLRNGSRLVGCTRYPDCEYSLPLPRRGDIVVTEETCDEHGLPHLHIVDGEDDDDPWELGCPICNYSEFRERQAASEVEDLDGVGEKTADKLAAAGVESLEDLRGADADAVASEVQGVSADRIREWQAQVNVDASAD from the coding sequence GTGGAACTCATCGTCACCGAGAAGGACAACGCCGCCCGCCGCATCGCGGACATCCTCTCCGAGGGGGGCGCGTCCGTCGAGCGGCGCAACGGCGTCAACGTGTATCGCTGGGGCGACAAGCGCTGTGTCGGTCTCTCGGGGCACGTCGTCGGCGTCGACTTCCCGCCGGAGTACTCCGACTGGCGGGACGTCCAGCCCGTCGAGTTGGTCGAGGCCGACGTCGTCAAGCGGCCGACCCAGGAGAACATCGTCCGGACGCTGCAGGAGCTGGCCGAGACGGCCGACGAGGCGGTCATCGCCACTGACTACGACCGCGAGGGCGAACTCATCGGCAAGGAAGCCTACGAACTCATCGACGAGGTGACCGACGTACCCATCCAGCGGGTCCGTTTTTCGTCGATCACCCAGACCGAGGTGAAGAACGCCTTCGCCAACCCCGACGAGTTGGACTTCGAACTCGCGGCCGCCGGCGAGGCACGGCAGATCATCGACCTGCTGTGGGGGGCGGCGCTGACGCGGTTTCTGTCGCTGTCGGCCGGGCAACTGGGCGAGGACTTCATCTCCGTCGGCCGGGTGCAGTCGCCGACGCTGAAGCTCATCGTCGACCGCGAACGCGAAATCGAGGCCTTCGACCCCGAGGACTACTGGGAACTGTTCGCGGACCTGACCAAAGACGAGACCTTCGAGGCGCAGTACTTCTACCGCGAGGACGGCACCGAAAACGAACGGGTCTGGAACGAGACCGACGCCGAGGCCGCCTTCGAGCGACTGTCGGCGGCGGGAGAGGCCGTCGTCGAGTCGGTCGACCGCCGCCGCCGGACCGATGACCCGCCGGCGCCGTTCGACACCACGGCCTACATCAGCGCCGCCGGTTCGCTGGGGCTGTCCGCCCAGAAGGCCATGAGCGTCGCCGAGGAACTGTACACCGCCGGCTACATCACCTACCCGCGGACGGACAACACGGTCTACCCCGACGACCTCGACCCCGAGGCGCTGCTCGAGGAGTTCCTCGGCCACCCGCCCTTCGCCGAGGACGCCGAGGCGCTCGCCGAGGGCGATGTCGAACCGACCGCCGGCGACGAGGAGACGACCGACCACCCGCCCATCCACCCGACCGGCGAGGTGCCCGGCAGACAGGACCTCTCCGACGACGAGTGGACCGTGTACGAACTCGTCGTCCGGCGGTTCTTTGCGACGGTCGCCGACGCCGCCGAGTGGGAACACCTCAAGGTCGTCGCCGACGCCGACGGCTGTGCGCTGAAGGCCAACGGCAAGCGGCTGGTCGAACCGGGGTATCACGAGGTCTACCCGTACTCGTCGGCCACCGAGAACTACGTCCCGGCCGTCGAGACGGGCGACGTGCTGGCCGTCACGGACGCCCGCATCGAGGAAAAGCAGACCCAGCCGCCGCGCCGCCGCGGCCAGTCGCGGCTCATCGAGGAGATGTCCACACGGGGGTTGGGCACGAAGTCGACCAGACACAATACCCTCCAGAAGCTCTACGACCGCGGCTACATCGAGAGCGACCCGCCCCGGCCGACGAAACTGGCGATGGCCGTCGTCGAGGCCGCAGAGAAGTTCGCCGACCGCATCGTCGACGAGGAGATGACCGCCCAACTCGAGGCCGACATGCGGGCCATCGCCGACGGCGAGGCCGACCTCGAGGACGTGACCGACGAGTCCCGCGAGATGCTGGAGGCCATCTTCGCGGAACTGCACGACTCGAGGGAGGCCGTCGGCGAGCACCTCCGGGAGTCGATGAAGGCCGACCGGACGCTGGGACCGTGCCCGGAGTGCGGCGAGGACCTGCTCGTCCGGCAGTCCCGGCAGGGGTCCTACTTCGTCGGTTGCGACGGCTTCCCCGACTGCCGGTTCACGCTCCCGCTGCCGAACAAGGGTGAGCCGACCGTGCTGGACGAGCGCTGCGAGGACCACGACCTGCGGTACGTGAAGATGCTGGCCGGCCGGAGCACGTTCGTCCACGGCTGTCCCCGCTGTGAGGCCGAGGCCGCCGACGAAGAGGCCGACCGCGTCATCGGGGCCTGTCCGGACTGTGGCCGCGACCACGGCGGCGAACTCGCCATCAAGCGGCTCCGCAACGGCTCCCGGCTCGTCGGCTGTACGCGGTACCCCGACTGCGAGTACTCGCTGCCGCTGCCGCGCCGCGGCGACATCGTGGTGACGGAGGAGACCTGCGACGAGCACGGCCTGCCGCACCTCCACATCGTCGACGGCGAGGACGACGACGACCCCTGGGAACTCGGCTGTCCCATCTGCAACTACTCGGAGTTCCGCGAGCGGCAGGCCGCCTCCGAGGTCGAGGACCTCGACGGCGTCGGCGAGAAGACCGCCGACAAACTCGCCGCCGCCGGCGTCGAGTCGCTGGAAGACCTCCGCGGGGCCGACGCCGACGCCGTCGCCAGCGAGGTGCAGGGCGTCTCCGCCGACCGCATCCGCGAGTGGCAGGCGCAGGTCAACGTCGACGCCAGCGCCGACTGA
- a CDS encoding phosphoglycerol geranylgeranyltransferase — protein MSAPWSDWDHIVKIDPDKTLREGETFEDVCATGTDALEIGGTTGMTEAKMARVVEATTAHDVPVYIEPSNVASVVHREGLDGYLIPVVLNAGDVFWTTGAHKEWARLDDDISWDHTFTEAYIVLNPDSSVAEYTQADCDLEADEVAAYAEVAEQMFGQEIIYVEYSGTYGDPEIVQAAADAVEEAAVFYGGGIGDYESAFEMGKHADTVIVGDLVHDEGVDAVRETVEGARDAKAEPVDG, from the coding sequence ATGAGCGCGCCCTGGTCCGACTGGGACCACATCGTCAAAATCGACCCCGACAAGACGCTTCGGGAGGGCGAGACGTTCGAGGACGTCTGTGCGACGGGGACCGACGCCCTCGAGATCGGCGGCACGACCGGCATGACCGAGGCGAAGATGGCCCGGGTCGTCGAGGCGACGACGGCCCACGACGTCCCCGTCTACATCGAGCCGTCGAACGTCGCATCGGTCGTCCACCGCGAGGGGCTGGACGGCTACCTCATCCCGGTCGTGCTGAACGCCGGCGACGTCTTCTGGACCACCGGCGCCCACAAGGAGTGGGCCCGCCTCGACGACGACATCAGCTGGGACCACACCTTCACCGAGGCGTACATCGTCCTCAATCCCGACTCGTCGGTCGCCGAGTACACCCAGGCGGACTGCGACCTCGAGGCCGACGAGGTGGCCGCCTACGCCGAGGTCGCAGAGCAGATGTTCGGCCAGGAGATCATCTACGTCGAGTACTCGGGCACCTACGGCGACCCCGAAATCGTGCAGGCCGCGGCCGACGCCGTCGAGGAGGCCGCCGTCTTCTACGGCGGCGGCATCGGCGACTACGAGTCCGCCTTCGAGATGGGCAAGCACGCCGACACGGTCATCGTCGGCGACCTGGTCCACGACGAGGGGGTCGACGCCGTCCGCGAGACCGTCGAGGGCGCACGGGACGCGAAGGCCGAGCCCGTCGACGGATAA
- a CDS encoding universal stress protein, which translates to MGAACTNASSSRPTGATTATWPPNRRWTSPEGFGATVHALFVVDQAGPSGHWDFPVENQEAIGEAALDAVVELGDERGVDVERHLRRGTPSEEIVDAAADYAVDLIVMGTQGRTGFSRIATAGSTTERVVRLTAIPTLVVGGAGVGDA; encoded by the coding sequence CTGGGGGCTGCATGTACGAACGCATCCTCGTCCCGACCGACGGGAGCGACCACAGCGACCTGGCCGCCGAACAGGCGATGGACCTCGCCAGAGGGGTTCGGCGCGACGGTCCACGCGCTGTTCGTCGTCGACCAGGCGGGGCCGAGCGGCCACTGGGACTTCCCGGTCGAGAACCAGGAAGCAATCGGCGAGGCGGCCCTGGATGCCGTGGTCGAACTGGGCGACGAGCGCGGCGTCGACGTCGAGCGCCACCTCCGGCGCGGGACGCCCAGCGAGGAGATCGTCGACGCCGCCGCCGACTACGCGGTCGACCTCATCGTCATGGGGACGCAGGGCCGGACCGGCTTTTCCCGCATCGCCACCGCCGGAAGCACGACGGAACGCGTGGTCAGACTGACGGCGATCCCGACGCTCGTGGTCGGCGGTGCGGGCGTCGGGGATGCGTGA
- the aspS gene encoding aspartate--tRNA(Asn) ligase — protein sequence MENRTYTADAAPGDDVTVAGWVHEVRDLGGIAFLILRDTTGRIQVKFEKEEMDDELVETGLNAARESVVSVTGTVEEEERAPTGVEVVPESVEVIAAADTELPLDPSGKVEAELSTRLDNRTLDLRREEGQAVFEIRAEVLRAVREAFRDADATEINTPKIVATGTEGGTELFPITYFGQEAFMNQSPQLFKQLVAGSNIERVFEIGPIFRAEEHNTPRHLNEATSIDFEGAFCDHTEAMDVCESVVVSAYEAVADNCADQLEALGIAEEFEPPETPFPRISYEEAIERINATGELDEQLVWGDDLPTEAERALGDDVGGHYFITDWPAEIKPFYIMDHDDGERSTGFDMMHPRMELVSGGQREHRREHLIEGFEQQGLDPEAFEYYTKMFKYGMPPHAGWGLGAERLIMTMLDLDNIREAVLFPRDRQRLSP from the coding sequence ATGGAGAACCGCACGTACACGGCGGACGCCGCCCCGGGCGACGACGTAACGGTCGCCGGGTGGGTCCACGAGGTCCGTGACCTCGGTGGCATCGCCTTCCTCATCCTCCGGGACACGACCGGCCGGATTCAGGTGAAGTTCGAGAAAGAGGAGATGGACGACGAACTGGTCGAGACGGGCCTGAACGCCGCCCGCGAGTCGGTCGTCTCGGTGACCGGCACCGTCGAGGAGGAGGAGCGCGCTCCGACCGGCGTCGAGGTCGTTCCCGAGTCCGTCGAGGTCATCGCGGCGGCCGACACCGAGTTGCCGCTGGACCCCAGCGGGAAGGTCGAGGCCGAACTGTCGACCCGGCTGGACAACCGGACGCTGGACCTCCGCCGCGAGGAGGGCCAGGCCGTCTTCGAGATTCGCGCCGAGGTGCTGCGCGCGGTCCGGGAGGCGTTCCGCGACGCCGACGCCACCGAAATCAACACGCCGAAAATCGTCGCGACGGGGACGGAGGGCGGCACCGAACTCTTCCCCATCACCTACTTCGGTCAGGAGGCATTCATGAACCAGAGCCCGCAGCTGTTCAAGCAGCTCGTGGCGGGCTCGAACATCGAGCGGGTCTTCGAGATCGGTCCCATCTTCCGGGCCGAGGAGCACAACACTCCGCGCCACCTCAACGAGGCCACTTCCATCGACTTCGAGGGCGCCTTCTGCGACCACACCGAGGCGATGGACGTCTGCGAGTCGGTGGTCGTCTCCGCCTACGAGGCCGTCGCCGACAACTGCGCCGACCAGCTCGAGGCACTCGGCATCGCCGAGGAGTTCGAGCCGCCGGAGACGCCGTTCCCCCGCATCTCCTACGAGGAGGCCATCGAGCGCATCAACGCTACGGGCGAACTGGACGAACAGCTCGTGTGGGGCGACGACCTGCCGACGGAGGCCGAGCGCGCGCTGGGCGACGACGTCGGCGGCCACTACTTCATCACCGACTGGCCCGCCGAGATCAAGCCCTTCTACATCATGGATCACGACGACGGCGAGCGCTCGACCGGCTTCGACATGATGCACCCCCGGATGGAACTGGTCTCGGGTGGCCAGCGTGAGCACCGCCGCGAGCACCTCATCGAGGGCTTCGAACAGCAGGGGCTGGACCCCGAGGCCTTCGAGTACTACACCAAGATGTTCAAGTACGGCATGCCGCCGCACGCCGGCTGGGGACTGGGCGCCGAGCGCCTCATCATGACGATGCTGGACCTCGACAACATCCGGGAGGCGGTGCTGTTCCCGCGAGACAGGCAGCGGTTGAGCCCGTAG
- a CDS encoding DUF433 domain-containing protein — translation MAQSAVTITTELHDEPHIEGRRVTVRRIQGLVEEAGKPAEEVAERFDLDIASVYAALQYYHTHPDEMEAAERRRRERERRAREAGAKSVRELEADEDADGL, via the coding sequence ATGGCGCAGTCGGCCGTCACCATCACCACCGAGCTTCACGACGAGCCGCACATCGAGGGGCGGCGGGTGACCGTCCGGCGGATTCAGGGGCTCGTCGAGGAAGCCGGCAAGCCGGCCGAGGAGGTCGCCGAACGGTTCGACCTCGACATCGCGTCCGTGTACGCGGCGCTCCAGTACTATCACACCCATCCCGACGAGATGGAAGCCGCAGAGCGCCGGCGACGGGAGCGCGAGCGGCGTGCGAGGGAGGCCGGGGCGAAGTCGGTCCGGGAACTCGAGGCCGACGAGGACGCGGATGGGCTATAG
- a CDS encoding DUF5615 family PIN-like protein encodes MGYSVLVDENTSPRVAATLRENGHSAAHVHAVLEEGVDDRTILAFARRNGYLVLSHDSDFLALETGPDVSILYYGDDTMATHEIADRVDSLSEWVPDPTDLPPVVNLGEW; translated from the coding sequence ATGGGCTATAGCGTTCTCGTCGACGAGAACACGAGTCCACGGGTCGCGGCGACCCTCCGCGAAAACGGTCACTCCGCAGCGCACGTACACGCGGTCCTCGAGGAGGGCGTCGACGACCGGACGATACTTGCGTTCGCACGGCGGAACGGGTACCTGGTTCTGAGCCACGATTCGGACTTCCTCGCCCTCGAAACGGGACCAGACGTCTCGATACTGTACTACGGCGACGACACGATGGCCACCCACGAAATCGCCGACCGGGTAGATTCACTCTCGGAGTGGGTCCCGGACCCGACGGACCTGCCTCCGGTCGTGAACCTCGGCGAGTGGTGA
- a CDS encoding Na(+)/H(+) antiporter subunit D, producing the protein MVLESIPPFVPVLVAAAVAAVAPRKVGHAVGFLATVGVAVGSLLVASGTHLPMRLFGFETVLYQVDDFSRMMGVIFGLIGAAAVAYAHASEADGRMTAAALGYVGTSLGAVFAGDWLTLVFFWELMAVTSTLLVWHYGGRAVRTGFRYAMAHGIGGSLVLAAVVWQYAAEGSFLFGANGTAGVAGPVAPALMAVGIGVNVGFIGLHTWLPDTYPSPHVAASVFLCVYTTKTGVYAMFRAFPDGHLWIAYMGGAMAVFGAGMALLQEDMRRLLSYHIISQVGYMVAGVGIPTTLATAGAFGHVFNHILYKALLFMSIGVVIYRTGVEDITEVGGLWRVMPVTFVSYLLGAAAISGVPGFNGFVSKGIVIAEAHKSMSTFVIGSKSMPLGGEDLLWWLLIVGGVGTFMSFIKLGYYVFFHGPATIDPDDARVGQAVPMLVVGGLCLALGLLPGTLFEVLPNTATIVEKYTTYTVPHVVEGVVLGVAGFVGFFALKTPLSKATWIPDVDRLINPAFFYGGKALVVAVTETWAAVDRAVVAVASGATRAGADPGRFAYRAADRIPGVEADARANGGRPGTLDLRISMGTSVFLIVASLTAALVVLLVL; encoded by the coding sequence ATGGTCCTGGAGTCGATTCCGCCGTTCGTGCCCGTCCTCGTGGCGGCCGCCGTCGCGGCCGTCGCGCCCCGGAAGGTCGGTCACGCCGTCGGCTTCCTGGCGACGGTCGGCGTCGCCGTCGGCTCGCTGCTCGTCGCGTCGGGCACCCACCTCCCGATGCGGCTGTTCGGCTTCGAGACGGTGCTGTACCAGGTCGACGACTTCTCGCGGATGATGGGCGTCATCTTCGGGCTCATCGGTGCCGCGGCGGTCGCCTACGCCCACGCCAGCGAGGCCGACGGCCGCATGACGGCGGCGGCGCTGGGCTACGTCGGCACGAGCCTCGGCGCCGTCTTCGCCGGCGACTGGCTGACGCTGGTGTTCTTCTGGGAACTGATGGCCGTCACCAGCACGCTGCTCGTGTGGCACTACGGGGGGCGTGCGGTCCGGACGGGCTTCCGGTACGCGATGGCCCACGGCATCGGCGGCAGTCTCGTGCTGGCGGCGGTCGTCTGGCAGTACGCCGCCGAGGGGTCGTTCCTCTTCGGCGCCAACGGCACCGCGGGCGTGGCCGGTCCCGTCGCGCCCGCGCTGATGGCGGTCGGCATCGGCGTCAACGTCGGGTTCATCGGCCTGCACACCTGGCTGCCGGACACCTACCCGAGCCCCCACGTCGCCGCCAGCGTCTTCCTCTGCGTCTACACCACGAAGACCGGCGTCTACGCGATGTTCCGGGCGTTCCCGGACGGCCACCTCTGGATCGCCTACATGGGCGGCGCGATGGCCGTCTTCGGCGCCGGGATGGCGCTGCTCCAGGAGGACATGCGCCGCCTCCTCTCCTATCACATCATCTCGCAGGTCGGCTACATGGTCGCCGGCGTCGGCATCCCGACGACGCTTGCGACCGCCGGCGCCTTCGGCCACGTCTTCAACCACATCCTCTACAAGGCGCTGCTCTTCATGTCCATCGGCGTCGTCATCTACAGGACCGGCGTCGAGGACATCACCGAGGTCGGGGGCCTCTGGCGCGTGATGCCGGTCACCTTCGTCTCGTACCTGCTCGGCGCCGCGGCCATCTCGGGTGTGCCCGGCTTCAACGGCTTCGTCAGCAAGGGCATCGTCATCGCCGAGGCCCACAAGAGCATGAGCACGTTCGTCATCGGCTCGAAGTCGATGCCGCTCGGCGGCGAGGACCTGCTGTGGTGGCTCCTCATCGTCGGTGGCGTCGGCACCTTCATGTCGTTCATCAAACTCGGTTACTACGTGTTCTTCCACGGCCCGGCCACCATCGACCCCGACGACGCGAGGGTCGGCCAGGCCGTCCCGATGCTCGTCGTCGGCGGCCTCTGTCTCGCGCTGGGCCTCCTGCCCGGCACCCTCTTCGAGGTGCTGCCGAACACCGCCACCATCGTCGAGAAGTACACCACCTACACCGTCCCGCACGTCGTCGAGGGCGTCGTGCTCGGCGTCGCCGGCTTCGTCGGCTTCTTCGCGCTGAAGACGCCACTCTCGAAGGCCACCTGGATTCCGGACGTCGACCGACTCATCAACCCCGCGTTCTTCTACGGCGGGAAGGCTCTCGTCGTCGCCGTCACGGAGACGTGGGCCGCCGTCGACCGCGCCGTCGTCGCCGTCGCCTCGGGGGCGACGCGGGCCGGCGCCGACCCCGGCCGGTTCGCCTACCGGGCCGCCGACCGCATCCCCGGCGTCGAGGCCGACGCGAGAGCGAACGGCGGCCGCCCCGGGACGCTGGACCTCCGCATCTCGATGGGCACGAGCGTGTTTCTCATCGTGGCGTCGTTGACCGCGGCGCTGGTCGTGCTGCTCGTGCTCTGA